In Candidatus Kaistella beijingensis, a genomic segment contains:
- a CDS encoding ABC transporter permease, with product MNIIFKLDTWQEIYHSLKNNKLRTFLTMIGVGWGMFLFVSLLGAAKGMENGFDKLFSGFATNSIFMWAQNTSIPYDGFPKGRKTELRLPDIDLLERKIPEIDYISPQNSRGNFGSPPEQMSRGGKTASYTLTGDYPIGNKISEKKLIYGRYINDADVSANKNVAVIGEEVYKNFFDAKKNENPLGKSFNIKGIFFNVIGVFKVKGNGGMNNDKTVFIPLSTYTKMYNDGDKVGFFAIVSKPDADLNIVENEAKSVLKEKYNVSPDDTNAFGSFNLGKEFGKLTGFLTGMQLLTIIVGTLTILAGVIAISNILLITVKERTKEIGIRRALGAKPSEVRNQILLESVVITLTSGILGFIFGILLLMVVSVFTKDQDSFPFYNPTVNYGQVFAAMAIMVVLGLVIGMIPAQRAVKIRPIEALRSE from the coding sequence GTGAACATCATCTTCAAACTCGACACATGGCAGGAAATTTATCATTCACTAAAGAATAATAAACTCCGCACTTTTCTCACCATGATTGGCGTGGGTTGGGGAATGTTCTTGTTTGTGAGTTTACTCGGTGCAGCGAAAGGAATGGAAAATGGTTTTGATAAATTATTTTCAGGTTTTGCGACGAACTCTATTTTTATGTGGGCGCAAAATACTTCGATTCCTTATGACGGTTTTCCCAAAGGCAGAAAGACCGAACTTCGACTTCCCGATATCGACCTTCTCGAACGAAAAATTCCTGAAATCGACTATATTTCTCCACAAAACTCAAGAGGGAATTTCGGAAGTCCACCCGAACAAATGTCGCGCGGTGGAAAAACTGCCTCCTATACTTTGACCGGCGATTATCCGATTGGGAACAAGATTTCAGAGAAAAAACTCATTTACGGAAGATACATTAACGATGCCGATGTTTCTGCCAATAAAAATGTGGCGGTAATTGGTGAAGAAGTTTATAAAAATTTCTTCGATGCTAAAAAGAATGAAAATCCGCTCGGAAAATCGTTCAATATTAAAGGAATATTCTTCAACGTCATCGGTGTTTTTAAAGTGAAAGGAAATGGTGGAATGAACAATGACAAAACAGTTTTCATCCCACTTTCAACTTATACAAAAATGTATAATGATGGTGATAAAGTCGGTTTCTTTGCCATCGTAAGTAAACCTGATGCAGATTTGAACATCGTGGAAAATGAAGCCAAAAGTGTTTTGAAAGAAAAATACAACGTTTCACCCGACGACACGAATGCTTTCGGAAGTTTCAACCTCGGAAAAGAATTCGGAAAACTCACAGGATTTTTAACGGGAATGCAGCTTTTAACAATTATCGTGGGAACTTTAACCATTTTAGCGGGAGTGATTGCGATTTCAAACATCCTTTTAATTACCGTAAAGGAACGAACCAAAGAAATCGGAATTCGCCGTGCTTTAGGAGCGAAACCTTCGGAAGTTCGAAATCAAATCCTCTTGGAAAGTGTGGTGATTACGCTGACTTCGGGAATTTTGGGATTTATTTTTGGGATTTTACTTTTAATGGTGGTGAGTGTTTTCACTAAAGATCAGGATTCGTTTCCATTTTATAATCCGACGGTAAATTACGGACAGGTTTTCGCAGCAATGGCGATTATGGTGGTTCTCGGATTGGTGATCGGAATGATTCCTGCGCAAAGAGCAGTGAAAATTCGCCCTATTGAAGCGCTTCGATCTGAATAA
- a CDS encoding ABC transporter permease → MFDLDRWQEIFSSIRSNVLRTVLSGFTVALGLYIFIVLFGIGNGLQNAFQEGFTRDAQNLISISTGRTTIAFDGLQSDREVTLNNEDYDAIINSDPEKVQYSTPRYSTNLMVKYGKESGTYQISGANQDEVKIENRKLLNGRFISPGDIDRKQNVAVIGRMVQRDLIKNGDPVGKDLDINGSFFKVIGVFADDGGDWDERMISVPISTLQQMKKGSDTVSTVFIAYSENMKPEEAIKYGEKLKKEVKARKKVSPDDENAVYVNNRAEGLKDSFLFLFVITLIVGFIGLGTLLAGIIGISNIMVYIVKERTQEIGVRKAIGAKPKSIVALIMQESIVITVISGLIGVGLGVLTLSLIGDSLEKYFIKDPSVGWGLIIAAFMSLVISGLIAGFVPAYRASKIKPIEALRAE, encoded by the coding sequence ATGTTTGATTTAGACCGATGGCAAGAAATTTTCAGCTCAATCCGCAGTAATGTATTGCGGACGGTACTTTCCGGCTTTACCGTTGCGCTTGGTCTTTATATTTTCATCGTGCTTTTTGGGATCGGAAATGGTTTGCAGAATGCTTTTCAGGAAGGTTTTACAAGAGATGCACAAAATTTAATCAGTATTTCCACAGGAAGAACCACCATCGCTTTTGATGGTTTACAATCCGACCGGGAAGTGACTTTAAATAATGAAGATTACGACGCCATCATCAATTCCGATCCTGAAAAAGTGCAATATTCGACACCAAGATATTCCACCAATTTAATGGTAAAATACGGCAAAGAAAGTGGAACTTATCAAATCAGCGGTGCAAATCAGGACGAAGTGAAAATTGAAAACCGTAAACTTTTGAACGGACGATTTATTTCTCCCGGAGATATTGACAGAAAGCAAAATGTTGCCGTAATCGGAAGGATGGTTCAGCGTGATTTAATTAAAAACGGCGATCCTGTCGGAAAAGATTTAGATATTAATGGAAGTTTTTTCAAAGTGATTGGTGTTTTCGCTGACGACGGTGGAGATTGGGATGAACGAATGATCAGCGTTCCGATTTCGACTTTGCAGCAGATGAAAAAAGGTTCCGATACGGTGAGTACCGTTTTCATCGCCTATTCTGAAAATATGAAACCCGAAGAAGCCATTAAATATGGTGAAAAACTTAAAAAAGAAGTCAAGGCAAGGAAAAAAGTTTCTCCTGATGACGAAAATGCGGTGTATGTAAACAATCGTGCAGAAGGTTTGAAAGATTCATTTCTGTTTCTTTTCGTCATTACTTTAATTGTAGGTTTTATTGGATTGGGAACTCTTCTGGCGGGAATTATCGGCATAAGTAATATCATGGTTTATATCGTGAAAGAACGAACTCAAGAAATTGGCGTAAGAAAAGCAATCGGCGCAAAACCAAAGAGTATCGTCGCCTTAATCATGCAGGAAAGTATCGTCATCACGGTAATTTCAGGATTAATCGGAGTCGGATTAGGAGTTTTAACGCTTTCACTAATTGGCGACAGCTTAGAAAAATATTTCATCAAAGATCCAAGTGTTGGATGGGGATTAATTATCGCCGCATTTATGAGTCTCGTTATTTCAGGACTGATTGCAGGATTTGTTCCCGCGTATCGAGCAAGTAAGATTAAACCGATTGAAGCGTTGCGTGCCGAATAA
- a CDS encoding ABC transporter ATP-binding protein — translation MLVIKDLHKSYDTGKSKLHVLKGIDLVINEGEFVSIMGSSGSGKSTLLNIIGILDEKDEGIYELDGIPIEHLSEVKAAEYRSKFLGFIFQSFNLIGYKTALENVALPLYYQNVSRKERNLKALEYLDKVGLKAWADHLPNELSGGQKQRVAIARALITDPKVILADEPTGALDSKTTYDIMKLLQEINREGKTIIVVTHEPDVAAETKRNVILKDGVIESDEFIEQRVLA, via the coding sequence ATGTTAGTAATTAAGGATCTGCACAAATCTTATGACACCGGGAAAAGCAAACTTCATGTCTTGAAGGGAATCGATCTTGTCATCAACGAAGGCGAATTTGTTTCCATTATGGGAAGTTCCGGTTCCGGAAAATCAACTTTACTCAATATCATCGGGATTTTGGATGAAAAAGATGAGGGAATTTATGAACTCGACGGAATCCCCATCGAACATTTATCCGAAGTAAAAGCCGCAGAATATCGCAGTAAATTTTTGGGATTTATTTTTCAAAGTTTCAACCTTATCGGTTACAAAACGGCTTTGGAAAATGTGGCACTACCGCTTTATTATCAAAATGTTTCAAGAAAAGAACGAAATCTAAAAGCTTTGGAATATCTTGACAAGGTAGGTTTAAAAGCTTGGGCAGATCATTTACCGAACGAACTTTCCGGCGGACAAAAACAAAGAGTTGCGATTGCAAGAGCTTTAATTACAGATCCAAAAGTAATTCTTGCCGATGAACCAACCGGAGCTTTGGATTCCAAAACAACGTACGACATTATGAAACTTCTGCAGGAAATCAACCGCGAAGGTAAAACCATCATCGTCGTAACGCACGAACCGGATGTCGCTGCAGAAACGAAAAGAAACGTCATTTTAAAAGACGGCGTGATTGAGAGTGATGAGTTTATTGAACAGAGAGTTTTAGCTTAA
- a CDS encoding ribonucleotide-diphosphate reductase subunit beta, which translates to MGIFDKRVSYKPFEYPEILQFVEAINKSFWVHSEVDFTADVQDFHSQLEPHEKVAVKHALLAIAQIEVSVKTFWGNLYNHMPKPELNGLGATFAECEFRHSEAYSRLLEVLGYNDEFTRVVEIPAIKKRIDFLSNVLKHANSATPKEYVSSLLLFSILIENVSLFSQFAIILSFTRFKGYMKNVSNIIAWTSVDEQIHANAGIYLINKIREEQPELLTDSDIEDIYTLVDHSITVEEEILDWIFELGELDNFSKEDLLNFMKYRVDDSLKKIGMKTRYNVTPEQYRPMVWFEEEVFANSLDDFFAKRPVDYTKHDKSITENDLF; encoded by the coding sequence ATGGGAATTTTTGACAAAAGAGTAAGTTACAAGCCGTTTGAATATCCGGAAATTTTGCAGTTCGTGGAAGCGATTAACAAATCATTTTGGGTACATTCCGAAGTAGATTTCACTGCGGATGTACAGGATTTTCACTCGCAACTTGAACCGCACGAAAAAGTGGCGGTAAAACACGCTCTCTTGGCCATCGCTCAAATCGAGGTTTCTGTAAAAACTTTTTGGGGGAATCTTTACAACCACATGCCGAAACCGGAACTGAACGGATTGGGCGCAACTTTCGCGGAATGTGAGTTTCGCCATTCTGAAGCGTATTCAAGATTGTTGGAAGTTTTGGGCTACAACGATGAGTTTACAAGAGTGGTAGAAATTCCCGCCATTAAAAAGAGAATCGATTTTCTTTCTAATGTATTAAAGCACGCCAATTCTGCGACACCGAAAGAATATGTTTCGTCGCTTCTCTTGTTCAGTATTTTGATTGAAAATGTTTCTTTGTTCTCTCAATTTGCGATTATTTTATCGTTCACGAGATTTAAAGGTTATATGAAGAACGTGTCCAACATTATTGCGTGGACTTCCGTTGATGAGCAAATCCACGCCAATGCAGGAATTTATTTAATCAACAAAATTCGTGAAGAGCAACCGGAATTGTTGACCGATTCTGATATAGAAGACATCTACACTTTGGTGGACCATTCCATCACTGTAGAAGAAGAAATCTTGGATTGGATTTTCGAGTTGGGCGAATTGGATAACTTCTCGAAAGAAGATTTGCTGAACTTCATGAAATACCGTGTTGATGACAGTTTGAAAAAAATCGGCATGAAGACACGCTACAACGTAACTCCGGAACAATACCGACCAATGGTTTGGTTCGAGGAAGAAGTTTTCGCCAATTCATTGGATGATTTCTTTGCAAAAAGACCGGTAGATTATACGAAGCATGATAAGAGTATTACGGAGAATGATTTGTTTTAA
- a CDS encoding ribonucleoside-diphosphate reductase subunit alpha, which produces MEENTNIWWLNEESEQMLNRGYLLKGETVQGAIERITTAAAKRLYKPELQPAFEEMITKGWISFSSPVWANMGTQRGLPISCFNVHIPDNIEGITHKLGEVIMQTKIGGGTSGYFGELRNRGTAVTDNGKSSGAVSFMKLYDTAMDVVSQGGVRRGAFAAYLDIDHGDIEEFLSIKDIGSPIQNLFTGVCVPDYWMQDMIDGDMDKRKIWARVLESRQQKGLPYIFFTDNVNRNKPQVYKDRGMMVNASNLCSEIMLPSSAEESFICCLSSMNLELYDEWKDTNAVKLAIYFLDAVLSEFIEKTEGNYYLTGARNFAMRHRALGLGVLGYHSYLQKNMIPFESFEATQFNARAFRHIKEQSLQASQELANIYGEPEMLKGYGMRNTTLMAIAPTTSSSAILGQTSPGIEPFASNYYKAGLAKGNFMRKNKYLAKLLQEKGLDNEETWRTIMLNHGSVQHLNELSDEEKAVFKTFREISPMEIISQAAQRQQYIDQAQSLNLQIPSTMPVKDVNYLYIEAWKKGVKTLYYQRSSSVSKELMVNFVTCSSCEA; this is translated from the coding sequence ATGGAAGAAAATACAAATATTTGGTGGCTGAACGAAGAAAGCGAACAAATGCTGAATCGTGGCTACCTTTTGAAAGGCGAAACCGTACAGGGCGCGATTGAAAGAATTACAACCGCTGCCGCGAAACGACTTTATAAACCTGAATTGCAGCCGGCTTTCGAGGAGATGATTACGAAGGGTTGGATTTCTTTTTCGTCGCCCGTTTGGGCGAATATGGGAACTCAGCGTGGACTTCCGATTTCGTGTTTCAACGTACATATTCCGGATAATATTGAGGGAATTACGCATAAATTGGGCGAAGTGATCATGCAGACAAAAATCGGGGGTGGAACTTCCGGTTATTTCGGCGAGCTGAGAAATCGTGGAACTGCGGTGACCGACAATGGGAAATCTTCGGGCGCAGTTTCGTTTATGAAATTGTATGATACCGCGATGGACGTGGTTTCACAAGGTGGTGTTCGTCGTGGTGCTTTTGCGGCGTATTTGGATATTGATCATGGTGATATTGAGGAATTTTTGTCGATTAAAGATATTGGAAGTCCGATTCAGAACTTGTTTACGGGAGTTTGTGTTCCGGATTATTGGATGCAGGATATGATTGACGGCGATATGGACAAACGTAAAATTTGGGCACGAGTTTTAGAGAGCCGCCAACAAAAAGGTTTGCCATATATTTTCTTTACCGACAACGTAAACCGCAACAAACCACAAGTTTACAAAGACCGCGGAATGATGGTGAATGCAAGTAATTTGTGTTCGGAAATCATGTTGCCTTCAAGTGCGGAAGAATCGTTTATTTGCTGTCTTTCCTCGATGAACCTTGAATTGTACGACGAGTGGAAAGACACGAACGCCGTAAAATTGGCGATTTATTTCCTCGATGCTGTTTTGTCTGAATTCATTGAAAAAACGGAAGGAAATTATTATCTAACCGGAGCAAGAAACTTCGCAATGCGTCACAGAGCGCTTGGTTTGGGAGTTTTGGGATATCATTCTTATTTGCAGAAAAATATGATTCCGTTTGAAAGTTTCGAGGCGACGCAGTTTAATGCTCGTGCTTTCAGACATATCAAAGAACAGTCGCTTCAAGCGTCGCAAGAATTGGCGAATATTTACGGCGAACCTGAAATGTTGAAAGGTTACGGAATGCGCAACACGACGTTGATGGCGATTGCTCCGACTACTTCTTCTTCCGCGATTTTGGGACAAACTTCTCCGGGAATCGAACCTTTTGCATCGAATTATTACAAAGCAGGTTTGGCGAAAGGAAACTTTATGCGTAAAAACAAATACCTTGCAAAATTATTGCAGGAAAAAGGTCTCGACAACGAGGAAACCTGGAGAACCATTATGCTGAATCACGGTTCTGTTCAACATTTGAATGAATTGAGTGATGAGGAAAAAGCGGTTTTCAAAACCTTCCGTGAAATCTCACCGATGGAGATTATTTCTCAAGCCGCGCAAAGACAGCAATATATTGACCAAGCGCAATCTTTGAATTTGCAGATTCCTTCAACAATGCCGGTGAAAGATGTGAATTATCTTTATATCGAAGCGTGGAAAAAAGGTGTGAAAACGCTGTATTACCAGAGAAGCTCTTCGGTTTCGAAGGAGTTGATGGTGAATTTTGTAACGTGCTCGAGTTGTGAAGCGTAA
- a CDS encoding DUF72 domain-containing protein yields MKFGQVDDPSQIDFTLPKDHPRTAEILKKNTKGLEDISIGCAKWNKTDLKGFYPKGTKDELTYYATQFNSIELNATFYGMPSAEQVQTWKEKTPKDFKFFPKITNTVSHFRRLLNITDVVTQFATAVLNFDEKLGMVFLQLHDNFKPKDYERLEKFIKDWPKEIPLAIELRNNEWFSDEEVFEKTMKLFEENTITNIIVDTAGRRDMLHMRLTTTSAFIRYVGANAESDYARLDDWLQRLTDWKKLGLKNLYFFVHQNLEKASPLLSAHFIEQMNKDWGTEIHVPVMADAKTLF; encoded by the coding sequence ATGAAATTCGGACAAGTTGATGACCCGTCGCAAATAGATTTTACCCTTCCAAAAGACCATCCAAGAACTGCAGAAATTCTGAAAAAGAATACGAAAGGTCTTGAAGATATTTCCATCGGTTGCGCCAAGTGGAACAAAACCGATTTGAAAGGCTTCTATCCAAAAGGAACGAAAGATGAGTTGACGTATTACGCGACACAGTTTAATTCCATTGAGTTGAACGCGACTTTCTACGGAATGCCTTCTGCGGAACAGGTGCAGACCTGGAAAGAAAAGACCCCAAAAGATTTTAAATTTTTTCCAAAAATTACGAACACCGTTTCTCATTTCAGAAGACTTTTGAATATTACGGATGTCGTGACACAATTTGCAACGGCGGTTTTGAATTTTGATGAAAAGTTGGGAATGGTTTTCCTGCAGCTTCATGATAACTTTAAGCCGAAAGATTACGAGCGCTTAGAAAAATTTATAAAAGATTGGCCTAAAGAAATTCCTCTCGCAATAGAACTTCGCAATAACGAATGGTTTTCAGACGAGGAAGTTTTTGAAAAAACGATGAAACTTTTTGAGGAAAACACTATCACCAACATCATCGTCGATACTGCAGGAAGACGAGATATGCTTCACATGAGATTGACGACGACAAGTGCTTTTATCCGTTATGTTGGAGCCAATGCAGAAAGCGATTATGCAAGATTAGATGATTGGTTGCAAAGATTAACCGATTGGAAAAAACTCGGATTAAAAAATCTATACTTCTTTGTTCATCAAAATCTTGAAAAAGCTTCACCTTTGCTTTCCGCACACTTCATTGAACAAATGAACAAGGATTGGGGAACCGAAATTCATGTTCCGGTAATGGCGGATGCGAAAACTTTATTTTAG
- a CDS encoding RrF2 family transcriptional regulator — protein sequence MFSKSCEYGIRASIYVAKQSVKERKVGQKEIAKAIDSPEAFTAKILQKLTKTNVIRSAKGPNGGFFVETGDLERVKLWNIVFAIDGNSLFEDCSLGLRKCNAQKPCPLHHKFVKIRAEIRETLEKTTLKSLAEEVSIGAAYLKR from the coding sequence ATGTTTTCAAAATCCTGTGAATACGGCATTAGAGCCTCGATTTATGTCGCAAAACAGTCGGTGAAAGAAAGAAAAGTAGGGCAGAAGGAAATTGCAAAAGCAATCGACTCACCCGAAGCTTTCACCGCGAAAATTTTGCAGAAGCTCACCAAAACAAATGTCATTCGTTCCGCAAAAGGTCCAAATGGTGGCTTTTTCGTTGAAACAGGTGATTTGGAAAGAGTAAAACTTTGGAACATCGTTTTTGCTATTGACGGAAACAGCTTGTTTGAAGACTGCAGTTTGGGCTTGCGGAAATGCAATGCACAAAAACCATGTCCACTTCATCACAAATTTGTGAAAATTAGAGCTGAAATTCGGGAGACGCTCGAAAAAACGACTTTGAAATCTTTGGCTGAAGAAGTTTCAATAGGTGCCGCTTATCTTAAGAGATAA
- a CDS encoding cbb3-type cytochrome c oxidase subunit I, with amino-acid sequence MNNSLIGESGIQITLVLVLIPILAGLLIAILKTYSTYKNLKSRRELLDLEKKIKTLSPEEIQQYEYRKKQMEYQVPENELSGNLAPSDEKGIISNINSVEEIRVIPHKKSAVPQNYVSPQLAELILYFLSFSVMWLLVGTSVGEYLGIKFVAPDADHVSWLSFGRLRPVHTNLVFWGWASFAMVGLAYYVIPRVSNVGIFSLKLGWYALILMNAAVILGTISLMAGINNAGGEYREYIWPVMALFAAGIALTLYNFLKTIAMRKTKEIYVSNWYIVSAVMYVIVILLVAYLPFWQHGLAETIIQGYYMHQGVGMWFMFLTLGLMYYFLPQQLNKPIYSYSLGILAFWTQILFYTLIGSHHFIFSAIPWWMQTVAIVASVGMVIPVVAGTTNFLLTFNGAWYQLKTSYTLPFYLIGILFYFSGSLQGTAEAFRFTNLIWHFTDFTVAHSHMTMYGIITFMLWAFIYTLVPRLTGKEPPKFWVGIHFWLALIGLMFYIVSLMIGSTEKGLMWMAKKPFIESVVLMAPYWLWRAIGGTMMWISHFVFAYNFYKMVNKKQEVVIPRTPAEILEAKKQLQNTEFIPTK; translated from the coding sequence ATGAACAATTCATTAATTGGTGAGTCGGGGATTCAGATTACCCTTGTTTTGGTCCTGATTCCGATTTTGGCAGGTTTGCTTATCGCAATCTTAAAAACGTATTCCACTTACAAAAACCTGAAAAGTCGCCGCGAACTTCTGGACCTTGAAAAGAAAATTAAAACGCTTTCCCCAGAAGAAATCCAACAATACGAGTATCGGAAAAAGCAGATGGAATACCAAGTTCCCGAAAACGAACTTTCAGGAAATCTCGCTCCTTCAGACGAAAAAGGAATTATCAGCAACATCAATTCAGTAGAGGAAATCAGAGTAATTCCACATAAGAAAAGCGCGGTTCCACAAAATTATGTTTCGCCACAATTGGCAGAACTCATTCTTTATTTTTTGAGTTTTTCTGTTATGTGGCTGCTCGTAGGAACTTCGGTTGGGGAATATTTAGGAATAAAATTCGTCGCTCCCGATGCAGACCACGTCAGTTGGCTGAGTTTTGGGCGGCTTCGTCCTGTTCACACCAATTTGGTTTTTTGGGGATGGGCTTCTTTTGCGATGGTCGGTTTAGCGTATTATGTTATTCCAAGAGTGAGTAATGTGGGGATTTTCAGTTTGAAACTCGGATGGTATGCCTTAATTTTAATGAATGCCGCCGTGATTTTAGGAACGATTTCTTTAATGGCGGGAATCAATAATGCAGGTGGAGAATACCGAGAATACATTTGGCCAGTCATGGCGCTTTTTGCAGCGGGAATAGCATTGACTTTATATAATTTTTTGAAAACCATTGCCATGCGGAAAACCAAGGAAATCTACGTTTCTAATTGGTACATTGTTTCGGCGGTGATGTATGTGATTGTGATTCTGTTGGTTGCGTATCTTCCATTTTGGCAACACGGTTTAGCGGAAACGATTATTCAAGGTTATTATATGCATCAAGGAGTGGGAATGTGGTTTATGTTTTTAACGCTCGGTTTAATGTATTATTTCCTTCCGCAACAGCTCAACAAGCCGATTTATTCTTACAGTTTGGGAATTTTAGCTTTTTGGACACAAATTCTATTCTATACTTTAATCGGTAGTCATCATTTTATTTTCAGCGCAATTCCGTGGTGGATGCAGACTGTTGCCATCGTCGCAAGCGTTGGAATGGTGATTCCCGTGGTTGCAGGAACGACCAACTTTTTACTCACATTCAACGGAGCTTGGTATCAATTGAAAACAAGTTACACCCTTCCTTTTTATTTGATTGGAATTCTGTTTTACTTTTCAGGTTCACTTCAAGGAACAGCGGAAGCTTTCAGATTTACCAATTTAATTTGGCACTTCACCGATTTCACGGTCGCGCATTCACACATGACGATGTACGGAATCATCACCTTCATGTTGTGGGCGTTTATTTACACGCTCGTTCCACGACTTACAGGAAAAGAACCGCCAAAATTTTGGGTGGGAATTCATTTTTGGCTCGCCCTGATTGGTTTAATGTTTTACATTGTTTCATTAATGATAGGTTCCACAGAAAAAGGTTTGATGTGGATGGCGAAAAAACCATTCATCGAAAGTGTGGTTTTAATGGCTCCTTATTGGTTGTGGCGTGCAATCGGAGGAACGATGATGTGGATTTCGCACTTCGTTTTTGCCTATAATTTTTATAAAATGGTGAATAAAAAACAGGAAGTTGTCATTCCAAGAACGCCCGCCGAAATTTTGGAAGCCAAAAAACAACTTCAAAACACTGAATTCATCCCAACAAAATAG
- a CDS encoding cytochrome c, producing MEFYSNHKLLFWSALVFFLFLTLQIAILPAIQNQQVYQPLPDAKPLTKAEQAGKDLYVANGCIACHTQQVRGIDQDKPFGSRPNIPADYAMNQRMDVWRNTANLLGSERTGPDLTNIGERQPSVDWQLLHLYQPRAVVEQSVMPAYQWLFKEKDYLEKGDIEVKVPEKFLQNKFKKVVATKDAMNLVAYLLSLKQLKLPDGTKPPEFLYKQKEKAAATGGGTALPDGGEIYNGNCVACHQANGEGLPGAFPPLKGSPIVLGDDLKLYVTIIMKGYDPRPQWATMPNVGTAANFTPEMVTALINHERSSWGNTAAPVKLEDVKKIMDEIK from the coding sequence ATGGAATTTTATAGTAATCATAAATTGTTATTTTGGTCAGCATTGGTATTTTTCCTGTTTCTGACACTGCAGATTGCGATTTTACCCGCCATTCAAAATCAACAGGTTTATCAACCGCTTCCCGACGCAAAACCTTTAACTAAAGCAGAACAAGCAGGAAAAGATTTATACGTTGCAAATGGCTGTATCGCATGTCACACTCAACAAGTTCGAGGAATTGACCAAGACAAACCTTTCGGAAGCCGACCAAATATTCCCGCAGATTATGCCATGAATCAAAGAATGGATGTTTGGAGAAACACCGCAAATTTGTTGGGTTCAGAAAGAACGGGTCCTGACTTAACCAACATTGGCGAAAGACAACCCAGTGTGGATTGGCAATTGCTGCACCTTTATCAACCGAGAGCAGTGGTGGAACAGTCGGTAATGCCTGCTTATCAATGGCTTTTTAAAGAGAAAGATTATTTGGAAAAAGGAGATATAGAAGTAAAAGTTCCTGAAAAATTCTTACAAAATAAATTCAAAAAAGTAGTCGCAACAAAAGACGCCATGAATTTGGTTGCCTATTTACTATCATTAAAACAATTAAAACTTCCCGACGGAACAAAGCCGCCTGAATTTTTATACAAACAAAAAGAAAAAGCCGCTGCAACAGGAGGTGGAACTGCATTACCCGATGGTGGAGAAATCTACAACGGAAATTGCGTCGCATGTCACCAAGCAAACGGCGAAGGTTTACCGGGAGCATTTCCTCCTTTGAAAGGAAGTCCGATTGTTTTGGGTGACGATTTAAAATTGTACGTAACGATTATTATGAAAGGTTACGACCCGCGTCCGCAGTGGGCAACAATGCCGAATGTGGGAACTGCCGCAAATTTTACGCCCGAAATGGTCACTGCATTAATCAATCACGAAAGGTCAAGTTGGGGAAATACAGCAGCACCTGTAAAATTGGAGGATGTGAAGAAAATTATGGATGAAATTAAATAA
- a CDS encoding cytochrome C, with protein MTKDKTSVVLFIDDDPQPIADLETPIVFDFDTTKLTDGEHTLKIVSKSPTGREGIRLIKFMVKNGPAISIEGLKENDIVDGTFPLMINAYDKGNQKSFVIEGSETPQTVPVWMWILILVIAAWGAYYGITYFTGFPY; from the coding sequence ATGACCAAAGATAAAACGAGCGTCGTACTTTTCATCGATGATGATCCGCAACCCATTGCAGATCTGGAAACACCAATTGTTTTCGATTTCGACACCACGAAATTGACGGACGGTGAACATACCTTGAAAATCGTCAGCAAATCTCCCACAGGAAGGGAAGGAATTCGACTCATTAAGTTTATGGTGAAAAACGGACCCGCAATCAGCATCGAAGGTTTAAAGGAAAACGATATTGTTGATGGAACTTTTCCTTTAATGATCAACGCGTACGACAAAGGAAACCAAAAAAGTTTCGTGATTGAAGGCAGCGAAACTCCGCAAACTGTTCCCGTTTGGATGTGGATTCTCATCCTCGTTATCGCAGCTTGGGGAGCATATTACGGGATTACTTATTTTACAGGATTTCCATATTAG